One segment of Deinococcus sp. Leaf326 DNA contains the following:
- the nspC gene encoding carboxynorspermidine decarboxylase encodes MTVSDFRLPDVTPVSEVDWAAIPSPAFVLDESRLRRNLALISQVQRESGAQIIVAFKGFSMWSAFGWLREYGITGATASSLNEARLAKEEMQGEVHVYAPAYSDEDFGPILELADHLVFNSFSQWERFRPQVQAARTAGKVVHVGIRINPEYAEVETDLYNPAGPFSRLGVTRREFREDLLDGVDGLHFHTLCEKDSDTLERTLEVVERNFGEFLGRMKWVNFGGGHLMTREGYDTARLIRVVRAFREKWDVHVILEPGSAFGWQTGWLVSSVLDVVHNVKNAALLDVSVSAHMPDVLEMPYRPRILGAGDPPQDDHREAVDTPPGHAYIIGGTTCLAGDVVGEYVFEQELGIGDRVVFDDMIHYTMVKTTFFNGVKHPDIGILHTGGHYERVKTFGYEEFKAKLS; translated from the coding sequence GTGACTGTCTCCGATTTCCGGCTGCCCGACGTGACCCCCGTGAGCGAGGTGGACTGGGCCGCCATTCCCAGCCCCGCCTTCGTACTCGACGAGTCGCGGCTGCGGCGCAACCTCGCCCTGATCTCGCAGGTGCAGCGTGAGAGCGGCGCGCAGATCATCGTGGCGTTCAAGGGCTTTTCGATGTGGAGCGCCTTCGGGTGGCTGCGCGAGTACGGCATCACTGGCGCGACCGCCAGCAGCCTGAACGAGGCCCGCCTCGCCAAGGAGGAGATGCAGGGCGAGGTCCACGTCTACGCCCCGGCCTATAGCGACGAGGACTTCGGGCCGATTCTGGAGCTGGCCGACCACCTCGTGTTCAATTCGTTCTCCCAGTGGGAACGGTTCCGGCCGCAGGTGCAGGCCGCGCGGACGGCAGGCAAGGTGGTGCACGTGGGCATCCGCATCAACCCCGAGTACGCCGAGGTCGAGACCGACCTGTACAACCCTGCCGGCCCCTTCTCGCGCCTGGGCGTGACGCGCCGCGAATTCCGCGAGGACCTGCTCGACGGCGTGGACGGCCTGCACTTCCATACCCTGTGCGAGAAGGACTCCGACACGCTGGAGCGTACGCTGGAGGTCGTCGAGCGCAACTTCGGCGAATTCCTGGGCCGCATGAAGTGGGTCAACTTCGGCGGCGGGCACCTCATGACCCGCGAGGGCTACGACACCGCGCGCCTGATCCGGGTGGTCCGGGCCTTCCGCGAGAAGTGGGATGTCCACGTGATCCTGGAACCCGGCAGCGCCTTCGGCTGGCAGACCGGCTGGCTGGTGAGCAGCGTGCTGGACGTGGTCCACAACGTCAAGAACGCGGCGCTGCTCGACGTGTCGGTCTCGGCCCACATGCCCGACGTGCTGGAGATGCCCTACCGCCCCCGGATTCTGGGCGCGGGCGACCCGCCGCAGGACGACCACCGTGAGGCCGTGGACACCCCGCCGGGCCACGCCTACATCATTGGCGGCACGACCTGTCTGGCGGGCGACGTGGTGGGCGAGTACGTCTTCGAACAGGAACTGGGCATCGGGGACCGCGTGGTCTTTGACGACATGATCCATTACACGATGGTCAAGACGACCTTCTTCAACGGCGTCAAGCACCCTGACATCGGCATCCTGCACACAGGCGGCCACTACGAGCGCGTCAAGACCTTCGGTTACGAGGAGTTCAAGGCCAAGCTGAGCTGA
- a CDS encoding catalase yields the protein MSSEKVFKPSEPGDMQAPKSSSTTLTNSAGNPVANNQNSVTAGPRGPVLLQDHHLLERMAIFNRERVPERVVHAKGSGAFGTFTVTADIRKYTNAALFSEVGKQCRMLARFSTVAGEQGFADTVRDPRGFSLKFYTEEGNWDMVGNNTPVFFVRDGIKFQDFIHSQKRHPVTDRRSETMMFDFWSLSPESMHQVVYMFGDRGIPRSYRHINGYSSHTYSLWNDAGERYYVKWHFHTQQGVQNLTEDEATEIAGKNPDFHRQDLFTAIENGDYPKWKVSIQVMPEADAETYHIHPFDLTKTWPHADYPLMEVGEFELNENPTNFFAQIEQSAFEPSNAPRGFGFSPDKMLQARLMSYADAHRYRIGVNYAALPVNHAVSPVHTYHKDGQTHFDLNQGGQPVYEPNSFGGPVQDDQRPTEPALRLGGDAARYDWPGTDEDYFAQPGELFRLLDEAEQGRMYDNFARHLGGAPEFIQQRYLGLLDKVDARLGAGVRVSLKKPEFTAEPELRTILTEKHTNAAGGTLRPQRDAVGADD from the coding sequence ATGAGCAGCGAAAAAGTCTTCAAACCCAGCGAACCCGGCGACATGCAGGCCCCCAAGTCCAGCAGCACCACCCTCACCAACAGCGCGGGCAATCCGGTCGCCAACAACCAGAACTCGGTGACGGCCGGGCCGCGTGGTCCGGTGCTTCTACAGGACCACCACCTGCTTGAGCGGATGGCGATCTTCAACCGCGAGCGCGTGCCCGAGCGCGTGGTGCACGCCAAGGGCAGCGGGGCCTTCGGCACCTTTACGGTGACGGCTGACATCCGCAAGTACACCAACGCCGCACTGTTCAGCGAGGTAGGTAAGCAGTGCCGCATGCTGGCGCGCTTCTCGACGGTGGCGGGCGAGCAGGGGTTCGCCGACACGGTGCGCGATCCGCGCGGCTTCTCGCTGAAGTTCTATACCGAGGAAGGCAACTGGGACATGGTCGGCAACAACACGCCGGTGTTCTTCGTGCGGGACGGCATCAAGTTCCAGGACTTCATCCACTCGCAGAAGCGCCATCCCGTGACCGACCGCCGCAGCGAGACGATGATGTTCGACTTCTGGAGCCTGAGCCCCGAGAGCATGCATCAGGTCGTGTACATGTTCGGCGACCGCGGCATTCCGCGCAGCTACCGCCACATAAACGGCTACAGCAGCCACACCTACAGCCTGTGGAACGACGCGGGCGAGCGCTACTACGTCAAGTGGCACTTCCATACCCAGCAGGGCGTCCAGAACCTGACCGAGGACGAGGCGACCGAGATCGCGGGCAAGAACCCCGACTTCCACCGCCAGGACCTGTTCACGGCCATCGAGAACGGCGATTACCCGAAGTGGAAGGTCAGCATTCAGGTCATGCCCGAGGCCGACGCCGAGACGTACCACATCCATCCCTTCGACCTCACGAAGACGTGGCCGCACGCCGACTACCCTCTGATGGAAGTGGGCGAGTTCGAGCTGAACGAGAACCCGACGAACTTCTTCGCGCAGATTGAGCAGTCGGCCTTCGAGCCGAGCAACGCGCCGCGCGGCTTCGGGTTCAGCCCCGACAAGATGCTCCAGGCCCGCCTGATGAGCTACGCCGACGCCCACCGCTACCGCATTGGCGTGAACTACGCGGCCCTGCCGGTCAACCACGCCGTCTCGCCGGTCCACACCTACCACAAGGACGGCCAGACGCACTTCGACCTGAACCAGGGCGGTCAGCCGGTGTACGAGCCCAACTCCTTCGGCGGCCCGGTGCAGGACGACCAGCGACCTACCGAGCCTGCCCTGCGCCTGGGCGGCGACGCGGCGCGCTACGACTGGCCGGGGACCGACGAGGACTACTTCGCGCAGCCCGGCGAACTGTTCCGCCTACTGGACGAGGCCGAGCAGGGGCGTATGTACGACAACTTCGCCCGGCACCTCGGCGGCGCGCCTGAATTTATCCAGCAGCGGTACCTCGGGCTGCTCGACAAGGTGGATGCCCGTCTCGGCGCGGGTGTGCGCGTTAGCCTCAAGAAGCCCGAATTCACCGCCGAGCCGGAGCTCAGGACCATCCTGACCGAGAAGCACACCAATGCGGCGGGCGGTACGCTGCGGCCCCAGCGCGACGCGGTCGGCGCGGACGACTGA
- a CDS encoding histidine triad nucleotide-binding protein — MDNLAQGRPPTLFERIIRRELPSDVVYEDADYIAIRDIAPKAPIHLLVIPKRVTTRVDEITDPGEMGRLWLKATEIARQQAPDYRLVANCGAGGGQVVFHTHIHILAGWDGGPGGDL; from the coding sequence ATGGACAACCTGGCCCAAGGCCGCCCACCCACCCTCTTCGAACGCATCATTCGCCGCGAGCTGCCGAGCGACGTGGTCTACGAGGACGCGGACTACATCGCCATCCGCGACATCGCCCCCAAGGCGCCCATTCACCTGCTCGTCATTCCCAAGCGCGTGACCACCCGCGTGGACGAGATCACCGACCCCGGCGAGATGGGCCGGCTGTGGCTCAAGGCGACCGAGATCGCCCGGCAGCAGGCCCCCGACTACCGCCTCGTCGCCAACTGCGGCGCCGGCGGCGGGCAGGTCGTATTCCACACCCACATCCACATCCTGGCCGGCTGGGACGGCGGCCCCGGGGGCGACCTTTGA
- a CDS encoding DUF554 domain-containing protein, giving the protein MSLLSQLSGTLINVAAVLAGTLAGLLVGGRLPERTQRTLLQTLSLVTVYIALDMAGSLNRVSGGSVPGVIIALIGLAAGAIVGEALKIEEGLERLGEVLRRRFRGGGRFTEGFVAASLLFCIGPLTIIGGIQNGLTGDSSGYVLKSTLDGIAALALSGAYGIGVGFSALTILVIQGGISLAAGGFAAGLLGGADPAILKTNPYVLLVTGVGGLTIVGISWNLMLAGLGFEDRRVRVGSLLPALLIAPALLWFLSRFF; this is encoded by the coding sequence ATGTCCCTTCTCTCGCAACTGTCCGGTACGTTGATCAACGTCGCCGCCGTGCTGGCGGGCACCCTGGCCGGGCTGCTGGTCGGCGGCCGCCTGCCCGAGCGCACGCAGCGCACGCTGCTCCAGACCCTGAGTCTCGTGACGGTCTATATCGCGCTGGACATGGCCGGCAGCCTGAACCGGGTGAGTGGCGGCAGTGTGCCGGGGGTGATCATCGCCCTGATCGGCCTCGCAGCGGGGGCCATCGTGGGCGAGGCGCTGAAGATTGAGGAGGGCCTGGAGAGGCTGGGCGAGGTCCTGCGCCGCCGCTTCCGGGGCGGGGGCCGCTTCACCGAGGGGTTCGTGGCCGCCAGCCTCCTGTTCTGTATCGGGCCGCTGACGATCATCGGGGGGATTCAGAACGGCCTGACTGGCGACTCGTCGGGCTATGTCCTGAAAAGTACCCTCGACGGCATCGCGGCGCTGGCCCTCTCGGGGGCCTACGGCATCGGCGTCGGTTTCAGCGCCCTGACCATTCTGGTGATCCAGGGGGGCATCAGCCTCGCGGCGGGGGGATTCGCGGCTGGACTGCTGGGCGGAGCCGACCCGGCCATTCTCAAGACGAACCCCTACGTGCTGCTGGTCACGGGGGTGGGTGGCCTGACCATCGTGGGCATCAGCTGGAACCTCATGCTGGCCGGCTTGGGGTTCGAGGACCGCCGCGTGCGGGTGGGTAGTCTGCTGCCGGCGCTGCTCATCGCCCCGGCGCTGCTGTGGTTCCTGAGCCGTTTTTTCTGA
- a CDS encoding SDR family oxidoreductase, protein MRVPRRVMLLAAAAALAARRTVQAPYELTGRSVLITGGSRGLGLALAREFAARGARLTLTARDAAELERAAGDLRARGAQVHTVVADVTDAADLNRLVEETARVYGGLDVLVNNAGLIQTGPLENMTEGDFRDIMEVNAFAPLRLTRCALPLLRARRGRVLIVSSVGGKVAVPHLAPYSMSKFASAGLGQALRAELARDGVGVTTVLPGLMRTGSARNAQVKGQHRKEYALFATLDNLPVLSLDAAEAARRTVNALVRGDAEAMIGGPAQVLRYAQALAPQLTADLLALGTRFLPGPTTSDRAVPGREVESPVTRRNRIKREAEAEFNEGGPL, encoded by the coding sequence ATGCGAGTGCCCCGACGAGTGATGCTTCTGGCTGCCGCCGCCGCCCTGGCCGCGCGCCGGACCGTGCAGGCCCCCTACGAGCTGACCGGCCGCAGCGTGCTCATTACGGGCGGGTCCCGTGGCCTGGGCCTGGCACTGGCCCGCGAGTTCGCCGCGCGCGGCGCCCGCCTGACCCTGACCGCCCGCGACGCGGCCGAGCTCGAGCGCGCCGCCGGCGACCTGCGTGCGCGCGGCGCCCAGGTGCATACGGTGGTGGCTGACGTGACCGACGCCGCCGACCTGAACCGCCTCGTCGAGGAGACGGCGCGGGTGTACGGCGGCCTCGACGTATTGGTGAACAACGCTGGCCTCATCCAGACCGGGCCGCTGGAGAACATGACCGAAGGAGACTTCCGCGACATCATGGAGGTCAACGCCTTCGCGCCGCTGCGCCTCACGCGCTGCGCCCTGCCGCTGCTGCGCGCGCGCCGGGGCCGGGTGCTCATCGTGTCGTCAGTGGGGGGCAAGGTCGCCGTGCCGCATCTGGCGCCATACTCCATGAGCAAGTTCGCCTCGGCGGGGCTGGGTCAGGCACTGCGTGCCGAACTTGCCCGCGACGGCGTGGGGGTGACCACCGTTCTGCCGGGGCTGATGCGTACTGGCAGCGCGCGTAACGCCCAGGTCAAGGGACAGCACCGCAAGGAATACGCCCTGTTCGCCACGCTCGACAACCTGCCGGTGCTATCACTGGACGCGGCCGAGGCGGCGCGGCGTACCGTGAACGCCCTTGTGCGAGGTGACGCCGAGGCCATGATCGGCGGCCCCGCCCAGGTGCTGCGCTACGCCCAGGCCCTTGCCCCGCAGCTCACGGCCGACCTGCTGGCCCTGGGTACCCGCTTTCTGCCGGGCCCGACCACCAGCGACCGCGCCGTACCGGGCCGCGAGGTCGAGAGTCCCGTGACGCGCCGCAACCGCATCAAACGTGAGGCCGAGGCCGAGTTCAACGAGGGCGGCCCACTCTAG
- a CDS encoding ferritin-like domain-containing protein, which translates to MTDLKNAQPAEHLTDTTTDAVLNRRAALGLLGKVGLGAALGTAALGSGALAAPAKNIDGDVLNFALNLEYLEAAFYLAAVGRVDELRAIGGAAEIRLPANLDRMRGMQFKNSNVEALARDIADDELAHVKFLYGALGKAAAPRPVLDLSGAFDAAGRAASGGKIVGFNPYANDLFFLHGAFIFEDVGVTAYNGAATLITNPAYLQAAAGILAVEAYHGGVVRGMLYEQRQVTAAAGLYVGQVIDAISALRGKVGGGKDAGLSDARGAVFAPADRNAVAYPRTTREVLNIVYLAPGASKGGFYPNGLNGSIR; encoded by the coding sequence ATGACCGATCTCAAGAACGCTCAGCCCGCCGAACACCTGACCGACACCACCACCGACGCCGTCCTGAACCGCCGCGCCGCTCTGGGCCTGCTGGGCAAGGTCGGCCTGGGGGCGGCGCTGGGCACGGCTGCCCTGGGCAGCGGCGCGCTCGCGGCTCCGGCCAAGAATATCGACGGCGACGTGCTGAACTTCGCGCTGAACCTCGAATACCTCGAAGCGGCCTTCTACCTCGCGGCTGTGGGCCGGGTGGACGAACTGCGCGCCATCGGCGGCGCCGCCGAGATCCGGCTGCCCGCGAACCTCGACCGCATGCGCGGCATGCAGTTCAAGAACAGCAACGTCGAGGCCCTGGCCCGCGACATCGCCGACGACGAACTGGCGCACGTGAAGTTCCTATACGGCGCGCTGGGCAAGGCGGCGGCTCCCCGCCCCGTGCTCGACCTCTCGGGCGCTTTCGACGCGGCCGGGCGTGCGGCGAGCGGCGGTAAGATCGTGGGCTTCAACCCGTACGCCAACGACCTGTTCTTCCTGCACGGCGCCTTCATCTTCGAGGACGTGGGCGTGACCGCCTACAACGGCGCGGCCACCCTGATCACCAACCCCGCCTATCTCCAGGCGGCAGCGGGCATCCTGGCAGTCGAGGCCTACCACGGCGGCGTGGTGCGCGGCATGCTCTACGAGCAGCGTCAGGTGACGGCGGCGGCCGGGCTGTACGTCGGTCAGGTCATCGACGCCATCAGCGCTCTGCGCGGCAAGGTCGGCGGCGGCAAGGACGCGGGTCTTTCGGACGCGCGCGGCGCCGTCTTCGCGCCTGCCGACCGCAACGCCGTGGCCTACCCGCGCACCACCCGCGAGGTGCTCAACATCGTCTACCTGGCCCCCGGCGCCAGCAAGGGCGGGTTCTACCCCAACGGCCTGAACGGCTCGATCAGGTAA
- the nadE gene encoding ammonia-dependent NAD(+) synthetase, whose product MTVSTLLRDEIRRELQVQPDIDPATEVERRVAFLTAYLRSTPARGFVLGISGGQDSTLAGRLCQLAAEEVRTSGGEATFLAVRLPYGVQADEADAQVALDFIRPDRSVAVNIKEAADAGVRAAEAALGAPLRDFVRGNLKARERMAAQYALAGQEGLLVVGTDHAAEAVTGFFTKYGDGGVDLTPLTGLTKRQGAALLRYLGAPESTWRKVPTADLEDDRPGLPDEVALGLTYAQIDDYLEGREVPVQAAATLERFYLNTRHKRATPVTPFETWWQRS is encoded by the coding sequence ATGACCGTGTCCACCCTTCTGCGTGACGAAATCCGGCGCGAATTACAGGTGCAGCCCGACATTGACCCGGCCACCGAGGTGGAGCGCCGGGTCGCCTTCCTGACCGCGTATCTGCGCTCGACCCCGGCGCGCGGCTTTGTGCTGGGCATCAGCGGGGGGCAGGACAGCACCCTCGCCGGGCGGCTGTGCCAACTTGCTGCAGAGGAAGTGCGGACCAGCGGCGGAGAGGCGACCTTCCTGGCCGTGCGCCTGCCCTACGGCGTGCAGGCCGACGAGGCCGACGCCCAGGTGGCGCTGGACTTCATCCGTCCCGACCGCTCGGTGGCCGTGAACATCAAGGAAGCGGCCGACGCGGGCGTGCGCGCCGCTGAGGCTGCACTGGGCGCGCCGCTGCGCGATTTCGTGCGCGGCAACCTCAAGGCCCGTGAACGCATGGCGGCGCAGTACGCCCTGGCCGGACAGGAAGGGTTGCTGGTCGTGGGCACCGACCACGCCGCCGAGGCTGTGACGGGCTTTTTCACCAAGTACGGCGACGGCGGCGTGGACCTGACCCCCCTGACCGGCCTGACCAAGCGCCAGGGCGCGGCCCTGCTGCGCTACCTGGGGGCCCCCGAAAGCACCTGGCGCAAGGTGCCCACCGCCGACCTCGAAGACGACCGCCCCGGCCTCCCCGACGAGGTGGCGCTGGGCCTGACCTACGCCCAGATCGACGACTACCTGGAGGGCCGTGAGGTCCCGGTCCAGGCCGCCGCCACGCTAGAGCGCTTCTATCTGAACACCCGTCACAAACGCGCCACGCCGGTCACGCCCTTCGAGACCTGGTGGCAGCGCAGCTAG
- a CDS encoding HAD family phosphatase: MSAFPFGAVLFDLDGVLIDSEGLIGGLWHEVLREHGLDLPAPEVAARTVGRTFGPVLDELRLAYGWAAPTDFQDRLGGRLNEALGAVQAIEGARLTLERLHAAGVPLAVASNSAQERLHLKLGAAGLADLVPYAFSPADVGGRGKPLPDLYLHAAAALGMDPARCLVVEDSAPGAAAGAAAGAAVWGLLAGGHVHPDTAAGLRSAGATRTLASHTELRGALGLG, from the coding sequence TTGAGCGCCTTTCCCTTCGGAGCGGTCCTGTTCGACCTCGACGGTGTCCTGATCGACAGCGAGGGCCTCATCGGCGGACTGTGGCACGAGGTGCTGCGCGAGCACGGCCTGGACCTGCCCGCCCCCGAGGTCGCCGCCCGCACGGTGGGGCGCACCTTCGGGCCGGTCCTCGACGAACTGCGCCTCGCCTACGGCTGGGCCGCCCCCACAGACTTTCAGGATCGGCTGGGCGGGCGGCTGAACGAGGCGCTGGGCGCCGTGCAGGCCATCGAGGGCGCCCGGCTGACCCTGGAGCGCCTGCACGCGGCGGGCGTGCCGCTGGCGGTGGCGAGCAACAGCGCCCAGGAGCGGCTGCACCTCAAACTGGGAGCAGCGGGCCTGGCCGATCTGGTCCCGTACGCCTTCAGCCCGGCCGACGTGGGCGGGCGCGGCAAGCCCCTGCCGGACCTGTACCTCCACGCGGCGGCGGCGCTGGGCATGGACCCGGCCCGCTGCCTGGTCGTCGAGGACAGCGCGCCCGGCGCGGCGGCAGGCGCGGCAGCGGGCGCTGCCGTCTGGGGTCTGCTGGCCGGGGGGCATGTCCACCCCGACACGGCGGCGGGGCTGCGGAGCGCCGGGGCCACGCGCACGCTGGCCTCGCACACCGAGCTGCGCGGAGCCCTGGGCCTCGGTTAG
- a CDS encoding DUF4384 domain-containing protein: protein MNKVLTVTALLGLSSAAFAAPRISAQSIIVNPASTGPQVRVWVNRDPDGNGNPVYRKGEAFRVGVRTSQDAYVYLFNVNADGQIDLFFPNGYEAGDNGRSNFVKANTNRVFPGAGADYSLSVGGPNGQDKLLALASTRELNLDDIARFAGEQGFAQVRFQGQDNLARALSTLVTPLPGDAWGTDVALFRVGNGGNANAGGTTATGTITETPNTVTPVPAPSTQPAQPVTQPVPTPQPTARIQPGQRQDGTFDGAMVEAYARLQGEKSLGNATTYAVPWSDGWWQKFAGVGAYGQAALLHANGSSRSYAVHGRLLERYLALANAENGATRPPSRLGWAAGDEKVIPRNPYGTTGLYGFFQNGALYGTEKFGTFWLQGAVLKTYQGLGGSGSFLGFPTRDQYQIGGAWAADFEGGTVRTVNGVPKVYRK from the coding sequence ATGAACAAAGTCCTCACCGTGACGGCCCTGCTGGGCCTGAGCAGCGCCGCCTTCGCTGCCCCGCGCATCAGCGCCCAGAGCATCATCGTGAACCCGGCCTCGACGGGGCCGCAGGTGCGCGTGTGGGTCAACCGTGATCCCGACGGGAACGGCAACCCGGTGTACCGCAAGGGTGAGGCGTTCCGGGTGGGCGTGCGGACCTCGCAGGACGCCTACGTGTACCTGTTCAACGTGAACGCCGACGGCCAGATCGACCTGTTCTTTCCCAACGGGTACGAGGCGGGCGACAACGGGCGGAGCAATTTCGTCAAGGCGAACACCAACCGCGTCTTTCCTGGAGCGGGCGCCGACTACTCGCTGAGCGTGGGCGGCCCGAACGGCCAGGACAAGCTGCTGGCGCTGGCGAGCACCCGCGAACTGAACCTCGACGACATCGCCCGCTTTGCCGGCGAGCAGGGCTTCGCACAGGTTCGCTTCCAGGGGCAGGACAACCTCGCCCGCGCCCTGAGCACCCTCGTGACCCCGCTGCCCGGCGACGCCTGGGGCACCGACGTGGCGCTGTTCCGCGTGGGCAACGGCGGCAACGCGAACGCGGGCGGCACCACCGCTACTGGCACCATTACCGAGACGCCCAACACGGTCACGCCCGTCCCCGCGCCGTCCACGCAGCCGGCCCAGCCCGTCACCCAGCCGGTGCCTACGCCGCAGCCCACCGCGCGCATCCAGCCGGGGCAGCGCCAGGACGGCACCTTCGATGGGGCGATGGTCGAGGCCTACGCCCGCCTGCAGGGTGAAAAGAGCCTGGGCAACGCCACGACCTACGCCGTGCCCTGGAGCGACGGCTGGTGGCAGAAGTTTGCCGGCGTCGGTGCCTACGGTCAGGCCGCCTTGCTGCACGCCAACGGGTCGAGCCGCAGCTACGCGGTTCACGGGCGCCTGTTGGAGCGTTACCTCGCCCTGGCGAACGCCGAGAACGGCGCGACCCGCCCGCCCAGCCGCCTGGGCTGGGCTGCCGGCGACGAGAAGGTCATTCCGCGTAACCCCTACGGCACGACCGGCCTATACGGCTTTTTCCAGAACGGAGCGCTGTACGGCACCGAGAAGTTCGGCACCTTCTGGCTCCAGGGCGCGGTGCTCAAGACCTATCAGGGGTTGGGCGGCTCGGGCAGCTTCCTGGGCTTCCCCACCCGTGACCAGTACCAGATCGGCGGAGCCTGGGCGGCCGACTTCGAGGGCGGCACCGTCCGCACCGTGAACGGCGTGCCCAAGGTGTACCGCAAGTAA
- a CDS encoding transposase, with product MLKQHRQGRLLRFLVDPDIPPTNNAAERSLRSVVIARKVSQCSKNALGAQTYMRIKSTVETARLRGQDPVDVLISLRR from the coding sequence TTGCTGAAACAGCACCGGCAGGGCCGGTTGCTGCGCTTCCTGGTGGACCCGGATATCCCGCCGACGAACAACGCGGCGGAACGCAGCCTGCGGTCGGTGGTGATCGCGCGCAAGGTCTCGCAGTGCAGCAAGAACGCCCTGGGCGCGCAGACGTACATGCGCATCAAGTCGACGGTGGAGACCGCGCGGTTGCGCGGTCAGGACCCCGTTGATGTCCTGATCAGCCTGCGTCGCTAA
- a CDS encoding transposase encodes MAAPLTEQDLYEIIRKQAEQIEQLQKRIEQLERQQRKYAAPHSRGSRKADPKTAGRRAGEGVFTYXRPPAREQEDIVIDVPTPNTCMACGYTGELIFTRHDRAWISDLPAQTVQITAYHVPVMACPHCGQAVRGAHPDLGPDQRGATAHRCGPRLVATIQALHHEVGLPQRRIPRVLGLTTGLQVSQGAITQAAQRLARDGSPLAMHIASLEQELRAAPYVHHDDTGWRMNATQAWVSTFRSAETVLFRANLQHTNVELRAVLGDAFRGVLVCDRFKVYDSSTLAGVGQQKCLAHVLRNAQMASEQAQGKRGRGREYGQRLAEVCRALMALHAQHRRGGCNRDEYRQQGE; translated from the coding sequence ATGGCCGCCCCACTGACGGAACAGGATCTCTACGAGATCATCCGCAAGCAGGCCGAGCAGATCGAGCAGCTCCAGAAGCGCATCGAGCAGTTGGAGCGTCAGCAACGCAAGTACGCCGCTCCTCACAGCCGGGGGAGTCGGAAGGCCGACCCGAAGACCGCAGGTCGCCGCGCCGGGGAAGGCGTCTTCACGTACAMACGTCCTCCTGCTCGGGAGCAGGAGGACATCGTCATCGACGTCCCAACGCCCAATACCTGCATGGCCTGTGGCTACACAGGCGAGTTGATCTTCACGCGTCACGACCGCGCCTGGATCAGYGATCTGCCCGCTCAGACCGTGCAGATCACGGCGTACCACGTGCCCGTGATGGCCTGCCCGCACTGCGGGCAGGCCGTGCGTGGCGCGCATCCCGACCTTGGGCCCGACCAACGTGGGGCGACGGCCCACCGGTGTGGTCCCCGACTGGTGGCCACCATCCAGGCGTTGCACCATGAGGTCGGTCTCCCACAGCGTCGCATTCCACGGGTGCTGGGGTTGACCACTGGCCTCCAGGTGTCTCAGGGGGCGATAACCCAGGCCGCCCAGCGCCTGGCACGTGACGGAAGTCCACTGGCGATGCACATCGCGTCGCTGGAACAGGAGCTGCGCGCAGCTCCTTACGTTCACCACGACGACACGGGCTGGCGAATGAACGCGACTCAGGCTTGGGTGAGCACCTTTCGCTCGGCCGAGACGGTGCTGTTCCGAGCCAATCTTCAGCACACCAACGTCGAGCTGCGTGCGGTCCTTGGCGACGCCTTCCGCGGAGTTCTGGTGTGCGACCGCTTCAAGGTGTACGACAGTTCCACCCTGGCAGGGGTCGGGCAGCAAAAATGCCTGGCCCACGTCCTGCGGAACGCCCAGATGGCGAGTGAGCAGGCTCAGGGGAAGCGGGGACGAGGCCGGGAGTATGGGCAGCGCCTGGCCGAGGTGTGCCGAGCGTTGATGGCGCTGCATGCCCAGCACCGTCGTGGGGGATGCAACCGGGACGAATATCGACAGCAGGGTGAG
- a CDS encoding helix-turn-helix domain-containing protein — MTLADQFRNMPTLLKVSEVAEFTSTHERTVRRWIRDGRLSAVEHPSGLRVPRRALWRFLGLELPLSA; from the coding sequence GTGACCCTAGCCGATCAGTTCCGCAATATGCCCACGCTGCTCAAGGTCAGTGAGGTGGCCGAATTCACGAGTACCCACGAGCGCACTGTGCGCCGCTGGATCAGAGACGGCCGCCTGAGCGCCGTCGAGCATCCGAGCGGCCTGCGTGTGCCGCGCCGCGCCCTGTGGCGCTTCCTGGGCCTGGAACTCCCCTTGAGCGCGTAG